The Candidatus Schekmanbacteria bacterium RIFCSPLOWO2_02_FULL_38_14 genomic sequence GGTTTTCAAATTTGGTGCATTCGCTCCTGAAAGCAAGCTTCACTGTCCCGATAGGACCATTTCTCTGCTTGCGGATTATGATTTCAGCTATATTCTGGTCTTCAGTGTCCTTGTTGTAGAGTTCGTCCCTGTATATAAATGCGACCAAATCAGCGTCCTGCTCAATTGCGCCTGATTCCCTTAAGTCAGATAAGATTGGCCTGTTGCCTGACCTGCCCTCAGGTGCCCTGTTTAGCTGTGAAAGGGCAATTACCGGAATCTTTAATTCCTTTGAAAGGGCTTTCAGCGCGCGGGAGATTTCAGAAATTTCCTGCTGCCTGTTCTCAACTCTTCCGTCTCCTCTCATAAGTTGCAGATAATCAACTATGAGAAGCGATAAGCCAACATTGTTTTTCAATTTTCTTGCCTTTGCCCTCAATTCAAGCATAGAGATTGCAGGAGTATCGTCAATATAAAGCGGCGCTTCAGAAAGCTTGCTGGCTGCAAGAGTAAGTTTTGAATAATACTTAGTTTCCAAAAAACCGGTTCTCAGTTTATGAGAATCAATCCTTGCCTGGGAACACAGGAGCCTGAAAAACAATTGTTCATCAGACATTTCAAGGCTAAAGATTACAACAGGCAGGTTTTTTACCACTGCTATGTGTTCTGCAATGTTAAGGCAGAAAGCAGTTTTCCCCATGCTTGGTCTTCCGGCTATAATGATTAGGTCCGACGGATGCAATCCAAGGGTTAGCTTGTCAAACTCAAGAAACCCTGTTTCAATCTCTGATACCAAACCTCCCTTTTTATAAATATTGTCTATTGTTTCAAAGCTATTATGGATTATATCCTTCAACGGAATCGGTCCTTTGGATACAGACCTCTGGGATATATTATAAATACTTTTCTCTGCCTGAGTAAGAAGTTCTGTAGAATCTGAACCACCTTCATAACAAAGATTGGCGATGCTGGTTGTTGAGGAGAGGAGTTCTCTTAACAGGGATTTTTCTTTTACCAGTTTTGAATAATAAGAGATATTGCTTGCAGTTGGCACTGTTTCAAGGAGTGATGAGAGATAAGTGATTCCACCTGCTTCATCCAGTTTGTTTAAATTTTTAAGGGCTTCTTTGAGAGATACAAGGTCTATGGGTATTCCTTTGTTATCCAGCTCAGCCATTGTGGAGAAGATTATCTTGTGGGATCTTTTGTAAAAGTCTTCTTCTTTGAGAATTTCAAGTACACTGTTTATTGAGCTGTTTTCGAGCAGTATTCCTCCTAATACCGACTTTTCAGCCTCTAAGTTTTGTGGAGGAATTCTTTCTGTCAGATTGCCCAAGATAGCCATAGTAGCGAGTGTTTCTTAAATTACGCAAATTATTATAGCAAGGATATTTTTAAAGTTCAAATATCAAAATCCAAAATTTTAAAATTTGTAATTTGAATTTTTAATTTTATTTGAACTTTGAGCTTTGACATTTGGAATTAACCTGTAAAAAACCTATTCCTTAAATAAAAGGGTTGATAGCCTTTATTCTTCTTTTTCTTTAACAACCCAAATATTAACTTCAACTGTTATTTCCTGATGAACCTTAACAGGAATATGGTATATTCCAAGTTTTTTTATTGGCTCATCTAGCAAAATATTTTTTTTATCTATCTTAAATCCTTCGTTTTCGATGCTTTCAGAAATATCCATGGCAGTTACAGAACCAAAAAGTTTGTCTTCTTCTCCTGCGTGCCTTACAATAGTACAAGAGATTTTCTTCAGCTTTTCTGCTATTTCCATGGCAGCTTCTTTAATTTTATCATTCTTTTTCTCTTCTATTATTTTTTCATGCTGAAGAATTTTTAAGTTTTTATCAGTGGCTGGAACTGCCAAGCCTTGTGGCGAGAGGTAATTTCTCCAGTATCCATCCTTTACCTTTACTACATCCCCTGATTTTCCAAGATGTTTTACCTCTTTTTTTAGTAATACTTCCATGTTGTTTGCACTCCTTGTTTCTTCGCTTTATGCGAAGACTACTTATTATCACTTTTTGTTAGTTGAATTGAAAATCTAAATTAAATACTAAATCCTAATTTCTAAGTTCTAAACAAATCCAAAATTCTAAATTCAAATATTCAAAAATGTTTTGAATTTTTTATTTTGAACATTTGTGCTTGTTTAGGATTTAGTGCTTAGAATTTATCTTTAATTAACCCCTTATTACTTATTCACAGTAAACGGGAGAAGAGCCATATTCCTTGCTCTTTTAATTGCTGTTGTCAGGGATCTCTGGTGTTTAGCGCAATTGCCTGAAATCCTTCTTGGCATTATCTTACCCCTTTCTGTGACAAAGCTTTTAAGCTTTTTTATCTCTTTATAATCTATATCAGTATTTGTGGAACAGAATCCACAAAATCTTTTCTGCAGAATAATTCTTTTTTTCTTTTGAAATTTAGGTCTTTTCATTATTCTCCTCTATTGAGCTATAAGCTGTGAGCTATAAGCTATAAGGTATTAGTTTAAGGTTAAAATGGTGTTTCCTCCTCCTCCCCAAGAGAAACATCGTTGCCTTCTTCTTTTGTTGCCGAATTTCTGCTCTCTTTTGTTGGAAGGAATACA encodes the following:
- a CDS encoding 50S ribosomal protein L9 encodes the protein MEVLLKKEVKHLGKSGDVVKVKDGYWRNYLSPQGLAVPATDKNLKILQHEKIIEEKKNDKIKEAAMEIAEKLKKISCTIVRHAGEEDKLFGSVTAMDISESIENEGFKIDKKNILLDEPIKKLGIYHIPVKVHQEITVEVNIWVVKEKEE
- a CDS encoding replicative DNA helicase; translation: MTERIPPQNLEAEKSVLGGILLENSSINSVLEILKEEDFYKRSHKIIFSTMAELDNKGIPIDLVSLKEALKNLNKLDEAGGITYLSSLLETVPTASNISYYSKLVKEKSLLRELLSSTTSIANLCYEGGSDSTELLTQAEKSIYNISQRSVSKGPIPLKDIIHNSFETIDNIYKKGGLVSEIETGFLEFDKLTLGLHPSDLIIIAGRPSMGKTAFCLNIAEHIAVVKNLPVVIFSLEMSDEQLFFRLLCSQARIDSHKLRTGFLETKYYSKLTLAASKLSEAPLYIDDTPAISMLELRAKARKLKNNVGLSLLIVDYLQLMRGDGRVENRQQEISEISRALKALSKELKIPVIALSQLNRAPEGRSGNRPILSDLRESGAIEQDADLVAFIYRDELYNKDTEDQNIAEIIIRKQRNGPIGTVKLAFRSECTKFENLSFQEEPWE
- a CDS encoding 30S ribosomal protein S18, producing MKRPKFQKKKRIILQKRFCGFCSTNTDIDYKEIKKLKSFVTERGKIMPRRISGNCAKHQRSLTTAIKRARNMALLPFTVNK